GACCGCGGAATGGACCAAGGCAGCCGGCGCCGACGGCGAGGCGATCATTTCCGCCTTCGGCAAGTAACCGCTCCAAAGGCAGCCGGCCGGCACCGCCCTTGCCAAGCACTGCAAGGCGGCCGGCCGGACGCCCCCGACGCCCCTTCGCTTCGCCCCGACCGCAGGAGGTGGTTGCGCCATGCGCACCGCACTGTCCATCCTTTACCGCGCCGCCGAGATCCTGGGCGCGGTCCTGCTCGCCGCCATCGCCGTCCTGATCGTGACGCAGGTGGTTTCCCGTTTGGTCGACCGCATGGTGCCGGGGGCTGACGAGCTTGCCGGCTACTGCATGGCGGCGTCATTCTTCCTGATGCTGGGCCCGGCGCTGCGCCGCGGCGCGCACATCCGCGTCGGCGTGCTGGTGGAACGGCTGAACGGCACCGCCCGCCGCGTCATGGAGCTGCTGTGCCTGGGCTTCGCCACCGCGCTCAGCGCCTATTTCGCCTGGTACTGGCTGCGCATGACCTACGATTCCTATGATTTCGGCGATCTCAGCCAGGGCGTTCTGCCGGTCCCGCTGTGGATGCCGCAGGCGCTGATGGCGGTGGGTCTGGTGGTGCTGGTCATCGCCCTGATCGACGATCTGCTGGCCGTGCTGGCGGGGCGCGACGCCTCCTACCAGCATGCCGGCATGCAGAGCGAGGGCTGAGCGATGGATCAGACGACCGCTTCCCTCGTCGTCGTGGTGACGATGTTCCTGATGCTGGGGGCCGGCGTGTGGGTGGCGCTGGCGCTGGCCGGCGTCGGCTTCGTCGCCATGGCGCTGTTCACCGCAAGGCCGGTCGGCATGGTGATGGCGACCAACATCTGGGGCGCCAGCACCTCCTGGACGCTGACCGCCCTGCCGCTGTTCATCTGGATGGGCGAGATCCTGTTCCGCACCCGAATCTCGTCCGACATGTTCAAGGGACTGGCGCCCTGGACCGGCTGGCTCCCCGGCCGGCTGATGCATGTGAACATCATCGGCTGCTCGATCTTCGCCGCGGTGTCCGGCTCGTCCGCCGCCACCGCCGCCACCATCGGCCGCATGACCATTCCTGAACTGAACCGCCGCGGCTACGACCCGATGATGACGCTGGGCTCGCTGGCCGGCGCCGGCACGCTGGGGCTGCTGATCCCGCCCTCGATCATCATGATCGTCTATGGCGTCGCCGCCGACGTGTCGATCGCCCGGCTGTTCATCGCCGGCGTCATCCCCGGCATCGTGCTGACCGGCCTGTTCATGCTGTATGTCGGCGGCTGGTCGCTGCTGAACCCCGGCCGGGTGCCGCCGCCGGAACCGTCGCAGAGCTTCGCGGAAAAGATCCGCGACACCGGCGCCCTGATCCCGGTGGTGATGCTGATCGCCGCCGTCCTGGGCTCGATCTATGTCGGCATCGCCACCCCGACGGAGGCCGCCGGCATCGGCGTTCTGGGTTCGCTGGTGCTGGCGCTGGTGACCGGCACG
The sequence above is a segment of the Azospirillum sp. TSH100 genome. Coding sequences within it:
- a CDS encoding TRAP transporter small permease, whose product is MRTALSILYRAAEILGAVLLAAIAVLIVTQVVSRLVDRMVPGADELAGYCMAASFFLMLGPALRRGAHIRVGVLVERLNGTARRVMELLCLGFATALSAYFAWYWLRMTYDSYDFGDLSQGVLPVPLWMPQALMAVGLVVLVIALIDDLLAVLAGRDASYQHAGMQSEG
- a CDS encoding TRAP transporter large permease; amino-acid sequence: MDQTTASLVVVVTMFLMLGAGVWVALALAGVGFVAMALFTARPVGMVMATNIWGASTSWTLTALPLFIWMGEILFRTRISSDMFKGLAPWTGWLPGRLMHVNIIGCSIFAAVSGSSAATAATIGRMTIPELNRRGYDPMMTLGSLAGAGTLGLLIPPSIIMIVYGVAADVSIARLFIAGVIPGIVLTGLFMLYVGGWSLLNPGRVPPPEPSQSFAEKIRDTGALIPVVMLIAAVLGSIYVGIATPTEAAGIGVLGSLVLALVTGTLSWTTFRDSLFGAAHTSCMIGFILAGAAFLTVAMGYTGIPRLLAEWITTMQLSPAALLVALTAFFVVMGCFLDGISMVVLTTSVILPMVQRAGIDLLWFGIYIIIVVEMAQITPPVGFNLFVLQSMTGKDIFTIGKASLPFFLLMVVMVALLWVFPGMVSWLPSMMIG